Sequence from the Platichthys flesus chromosome 2, fPlaFle2.1, whole genome shotgun sequence genome:
ATTTATCTTTAGATGCATACCAgctatgttattttttttctattttacttGATGTCAGATCACATTATTATAACAATTCTCAATATTGACCCTTTAATCTctgtcagactttttttttgtgtaatcacaACATTTTTACACCTCTCCATTTATGTTGGACACATTTCTCATctatgttgtaaatattgttcttTTGTGGAAGTGCTCCATGTGGCAGCTATTGCACTTCTGATCGTCCTAAGAGTGGGATCCTTCACATGTGgctttcttctgtttttcccTGGTTTTTGGGGGGGAATTCTTCCTAACTGTGGCTTTGGGTTAAGGACCTTGTTGATCCCTACACTCTAAAACATAATGGGGTTAGTAAATCGCACTTAAAATAAAAACGTTTTTCAGCTTAAAAAATTGCGTTTGTTACATGAACATTTCGTGTCACACATTTGTGTGTTCACTCAACCGGGAGAAATATTAAGTTAAGTAACCCCAAGTAACCCCAAATTTGCCCGGGCATGCTCCACTGCAGTTGCCTCTATCTCAAGAGGAGAAAGAGTCACAGAAACGGGAGTCCTAATATCAGaatctgaatcagaatcagaatcagaattctttttattgccatgtatatttgaacatacaggaaattgccttggtctggttggtgcactttacaaacaacaatataaaacaacaatataaaaaacaacaacagtatcgaacaacaatatatacagtaagtagagttacgtgcggttctaaggtgcagagattggtgataatGCCaataatatagagttataaattatgtgcgcgggggggggggcagcagagtcagtgtgatgcagaggccttgtttgtgagccccactgccatggggaagaAATTTGAATATCATTAGGGTAAGTAGCCATCTTTGTCTTGTCTTAATCACAAATTGGCCTTCTCAGCTAGCTAACATTAATGGTGTCTCTTTTTGTCGCTTTGTTTTATGGAAGCAGCCGAATTACTTTTAGTGGTGTAGCAAAGCGGTAAATGAAAGGTTGCCCACAACGCCACCTGAGGAATTTCACCTCAGGAATAAACTATTGATAATATGTGCAACAGCACAGGTTCGTTGGAATCACTTGGGGCATGAGAcgtgtttaaatcaataataaatcaactttaataaacacaaattcacatcgtcaaaacacaaaacaaacctcaCACTTGAGTTAAAAATAAGTAACTAACTGGACAGGGCTGTGACTTACCACGGCGAcgagaaccaaacaaaaaggggaagggactaataaaacaaaccacccgtgacacagcacaccaaacaaaacgGGTTGTGAAGAACTCCCTCCACCAGGAAGTGGGTCGCCGCCTCCGGGCCACAGCACCTGACCACAACAAAAATACTATTAAAACAAGTCAAGggttaaaacacttttgaacaaacaaacaacaaaataacacatacaaacacaataaaacaaagttaaatGCAACTATAAAATATGGAAGTCCCCCTGGACGTGTTCCCTCCACGTGCCGTGAAGGCGTAGCGTGGAGTATAGATCAAAGGTGTTGGTTCACAAGGAGACGGAGCTGGTCAATTCATGAAATAGtttctgtgatattaaaatcaacaataataaaccaGAGTTTCAGTAGATGAACCCCAAATTCAAGGGGTGCCAGAACAGCAGGTTCCAGTTCTGTGTACACGGGGCTGCAGGGCGCCGATGAGGGGGCAGGACCTCAACCACCGTGTCAGGCCAAGGCGGTGTCTCCGTAACCCGGAGGGAGGGAAATTTGTTAGCCGCCGCTTAGTCCTGTAGCATTAGCTGTAAGGTGGAATCAGTGTCAGCTATGGCATGATAGAAGTAAGGGTTGCAGACAACGTAACTCACCCCGCTGGCGCGCGCTACCGCACTCGTCTTCCCTGGTGGAGCGACTCCACGCTGAATGCCAGTCCGGCAATGTGACAAGTCAAGTGTGCCGACCAAGGTCCCGGAACGAAACAACAGCGCCAGGGAGACGCGAGTACGAGTGGGCTGCTGCCTTAAATAGAGGACGACAGCGCCCCCCTTGACGGGGAGGGCGCATGCAGGCACAGCGCCCCCAGTGGCAGGGAGGGCACCCGCATCTGGCCACATTGGCAAAGAACTTGTGTAGCATTAGTTTTGCCACCGCAAAGGTAAGAGAGTACGTGATATACTGCATTTTAGGTTGAAAGGTAGAACCAGGAAGATGCTAACATCCACGAAGCTTACAAAATATTTGTTATCCACTCTTTGGATGAGCAGttacaaaatgttttttcttgttcatttacatttacattcttCATTTAGGTGAAgctttatccaaagcaacttacaatgaATGcaatcaaccatgagggtacaaacacagaacaacaagaatctagaaagtacaatttcttaaaaaacacCAAACTACAAGGTTGacgtaagtgccatttaagtgctccTAAATTATTAGTTTAAACTTGTTTTCAAGGTATActcggaagaggtgtgtgtttttagtttgcggcggaAGATGTTTAAACTTTCTAATGTctggatgtcgatggggagcttgTTCCACTATTTatgagccaggacagcaaacagtcgtgattttgatgaggGTTCAGCTCGCAGTGAGGtagcaacgagccgattggcagatgcagagccgATTGAacgggctggggtgtaacgtttgaacATGTCCttgatgtagactggacctgatccgttcacagcacggtacgcaagtacaaatgttttgaaacggatgcgggcagccactggtaaccagaactgctgcattctggatgagctgcagtcgtcggatggcactagcaggtttgacctgccaggagggagttacaattGTCTaggtgtgagatgaccagagaCTGGACCAGAACTTGCGCTGCCTTGTGAGTGataagggggcgtattctcctgatgtgcagcatgaatctacaggaacaTGTTGTTGCactaatgttggcagtaagggagagttgactgttCACTGGACGATTCActggagggaaggagagaggtcACTATCCGTTGTCTGGTGGTATATTttagagaaaaggaggaggacctCTTCAAAGAGCACTTGGTAAGAAACACTGAAGTTCAAACTGTTCACTGTACTTTGTGTTGCTCTTGTTTTTGAATATGATGACTTAATACCCCATATATTTGCTGTCCTATTCATGACAGAATGGTGAACTGCAGACTACCGGTGAGGTGATGAAGATTGTCGTCACAAGAGGTGCCCTAATGTCTGACACAGCCAGTGCAAGGATAGTGATTTCGTGGGAACACAAGTCCTGGAAGACCTGAATGTACCAAGAGCCTGTGCCTTGCTAATGGGGATTGGATATACGCAATACACCTCAGCCATCCAAAATAACTGATCAAAACATTTGAAGTATTTCAAAAGATATTCCTTGGACTAGATGGTCTGAATGCAAGCACGAAGGAAATGTCTCTAAAAATGAACTACTGTCCTAAAAAACGTTTCAAGTATTGTAGGACATTTCTTGGCATGACCATTTTTGAACAGTGTTTACAATAAAGAGTCTGACCATATTACACTGGAATTGCTATTTGTTGTTTCAACTTAAGCTACGTGAGTAAATAATACTCAAATATGtaggatttaaataaaataataaagtaagaGTAACTTAAATGCAATAATTTGACAGATTAATATCTTTAAACAACTTTTGAGTAAACATTAGGTTGGTTCAACTTAATTAAGCTTTTAGAGCCCAAAGTAAATCATGTTGGATGTACTTAAGTAATTGGGATAGTATGACTATAAAGGACTCGCAACATTAACTCAATAATTGAAGGAGTTGAAACTAATTAAAAAGATCCATGCAAATTTTTACCTcaatttgttttagtttaaacagtgatttttttttagagtGTATGAGACAGAATGTGATTTGTGAACAGGGGACTTTACTTATAAAATTGTTTCAGGTAAATATGTGAGCAGCATAAGCTAAAAGGCtaatttattcttattttatgctgcctttatgtctaaaaggTTTCATACTATGTAACGTCACTGCCCACATACTTCCATGCATCCGTTATGTTGGCAAGTCATGACCTGGTTGTGAGTGTCTGACATCATGGGGATGATGAAGCAGGTTGGCGAAATTAACCTCAGAGGCCACGTTGGAAATGGCAGTAGTGCAAATTTCCGACGAGTGAAGTCTCTCCACAAAAGTTTCTGCcattattgaaattaaattcatattgaattcagttattattattattatttagaattgttttacttaaatcaaactgaaaaccTTTATCCTGAACAATTGGTGCTTCTTAGcctttgctcttttttcttGCAAATAAAggatggttgaataaaacttttttcttttctttttttaaatcaaacaaacctgTACAAATTAAATGTGGCCCTCTCCTTTTAGCCAATTTTAACTTGTTCTGAAAGTGAAACTGACCGTCTCTTTTGCACAATACAGCAAGTTCACACTTAATTTTGGCTGTGATGAAATGATAAAAGTAAAATCCATCCATTTAAATCAGGATCACAAACCATTTTGtttgtataataataaaacacatgtgCTTTATTTACACTTGCAGGTGCATTCTTTATTCCTTACATCCTGTTCCTTGTGACGTGTGGCATTCCGCTGTTCGTCCTGGAGACAGCACTGGGTCAGTACACCAGTCAGGGGGGAATCATGTGCTGGAGGAAGCTCTGCCCCTTGTTTGAAGGTAAGGTGCTGTACACCTGCCAGGACTGCTAGCTACTAACCTTATCAAGTCAAGGTAGAAAAAATGAGGAAGCatgatgttctttttttttgttttatttttgcttccAGGCATTGGATATGCCAGCCAAATTATCCTTTTCTATGGGTGTATCAGCTACATGGTGATCTTGGCCTGGGCTTTCTTCTACCTTTTCTCCTCACTCTCTGGAGAGTTGCCTTGGGCCACTTGTAACAACACATGGAACACAGGTAAACTACTGTCATTATTTATCCTGACGTTAACCCTTTAATGTCTTACTAATAATCAAAAGTGCTACTTCAAGCCTCCTATTTAGCATTTGTAACATAGGCAGTATATAGAGATTTCTTTTAAACATTGatctaataatataaaatgttttcatgggAGAAGTTGTAATGCTTATAAATAATGCAAATTAATAAACACTTTATAATCCTTATATCTGCCTACAGCTACAATACAGTGTGTTATAaaccatttattattttttgcataCTGGTTAAAGTTAAGTGCTATAGAAAAACTATATAATATCTGCCTTAAATCTTGACACATGGATTTATCCGGTAGTATAATCTACTGATTTGTCATTTGATCATTGGTTTTTGGTTTTAACtgtgtttaaatgttatatattcCAGATGCTTGTGTGGTATTAAACGATTATAACACCACTGCTAACTGGACCTCATCACTGAACATGTCATCGTCTGTTCTAGAGTTTTGGCAGTAAGTGATCATTTATATGAAATTATATGGAAAACAAAAGCTGTGCTTTTGGAAAGGATGGATGTTTGCGAATGCATAATGAAGACCTAACAGAGTCTGAATCTTAAAACTGCAGCTTTGAACTATAAGGGAAACACAGCTTCTCTGTAATTATGCGTCATACTTGGTCAGACACATTTAGACATTATATGACACCATCTTCTTTGATCAGATCCTCATTAGCTTCCACTACAGTGGTTTCTAATCGTCCTGCAGTCTGCACAGAGATACAAACATGGACTCACACCCTGTCAGATGAAAGGTCAAGTAAACAACGCACTGGATAACTTAAACAATGCATGTGCAGAGGCTGTCAACAGAACAGAACAAATCTGGATGATGTTCCAAATACACATCATAAATATCACATACACAAATCTTTATTCCCCTTATCCCttcttgattttgtttgtgACAGCCAAGTTGTGAGCGTTTCAAGCTATGATTTGTCACGATCTGCCCTCGTAGTGACTCACTGGACTCTCCTCACGTGTCAACCATTGTATTTTAGTATATGAATTGTGCAATCCCCTCACCCTtaaaaagatagatagattattgatggatggatggacatcAATGAATAATACTGAAAAATTCCCATTCCTGGGATTCTCCTACATTCACcacaaacatttaattgaaCAGAATTTTCACTTCAAATAACGATCTGTTCTCGAAATGACTCCGACGGTTTTTCAAACACATCCAGAGTCCAGTCTCAGAGTTTGATGTATTGGTAATCCAGAATCCGGTGAACCTGTTGCACAGAGCGGCTCTGAGACAACAGACTGGCCCAGAGTGAAAGACAGTGGGACACTTACACAGTGGGGAGAGAGGGTGATTATGCAAATGGTACCCTTTATCAAAATGTATAGACATTGGGATTAATGTTCACGGAGCTTTACAACCAAAAGGCAGGAAGGGGTTTCAGGATAAGGGCCACTGTGATGAGGTCGTTAGCAAGAAGGGGCGAAGAATAGGGGCACTGTATTCATGAAAACAGGAGGGGGTACATTCTCCCACATCCAGCctgtgtattttattcctctgaactattttcattatttctctggGGACCATTTAACTACTTGTCTTAGGCTGGATTTCTCTGCGATTGTCTCCCCCGCTCTGGTGTGTTTAACGGTGGTCCCATAATCCCTCCTCCCTCGTGGATTTATAGCCTCTGTGCTCCCAGGGCTCTTTGTCAATTCGCATGCTCAGCTCCCAGTGTTACCTCACGTTGCTGTTCTGTTCCATGTGTTTTTGTCCTCACATGCACACCCAGTGCCTTTTGAACTTGGCTTCTCTGTTCGCGTTTGTCTGTCCGCCAGCATCCGTAAACTTTTAAGCTTCTTTATTTCCCAATAAATTATcttcactaaccctaaccctgtacCTGAATGCCTTTATCTTGTGTCTGCGTTTGCGTCCTGATAAATCTAAAAAATACAGCTTGTGAGCATGATAAAACATTCCAAAGGTGACAGctaattattattcttattaatatTCACCCAAATAGCCTGCACCACCATCGTTTTGCTCGCTAGCTGGTGTATGGAGAGTGCAACATCATTAAATATACTTTAAACCTATACCAAAGGAAGTACCACTGTGTATATTTGCTTCAGCAAATACGTGTAGGACTGGAATAGTTTTCAttcctttttaatttctcaGGCTTCATATCCTCGAATGAGCCATGGCCCCAGGTTAATGGATTTACGAGTAAAAAAAAGACGAAGCTTAAACAACTGAAGACCTTTGGGTCACTCAAGTCTTttgttatacattttaaatttcgttattctctgtattttttttattgtgttttgagCACATTCTTTTATCTCAGCTACTACATCAACCACCTCAAAATGTCCCTACATTAAAGACTTGCGAGCATTCACGTAAGCTAGATGACTTTTTGGTTATCTGGTTGTGATTAAAATGTGTATTGGAAGTCTAAACCCATATCCATTCAATCTTGCCTTAATGCCActttcacacactttgtcattaaacaaatattttattggCTGCATTGATACAATACTGTATATTATCAGcatattattgttttgtatagTTAAAAATACATCTATAGGTGGGCGGGTTTGTTTGCATCATTTTGTCCACTTCGCTTCATATTATACATTTGATGCTGTTTTTCTATTGTCTAAACACGAGACTGAAGGACGTGTTGAGTATGTTATGTACATGCACAGTAACTggttcatgtttatttacaatgcACTGATCCTTTCAGACGACGGGTGTTAAATATGTCCACCGGCATCGAGACCCTGGGAAATATACGCTGGGACCTTGCTTTGTGCCTTCTACTGGCCTGGATCATCTGCTACTTCTGTGTCTGGAAAGGAGTGAGGTCCACAGGAAAGGTAACAACAACGACATCCATCTCTCAGAAATGAGGCCTATTGTGTCAAAGACCTTCATAACCTTCATAGTTCTCTTCCATTTTCCTTATATTTACTTTGGTGAGTTATGGAGGAGTATTCTCAGAAGGCTGAATTGGAAAATAGAGTATGTAAAGGTCATAAAGGGCATTTGTAGATAATAAGAAACAGTCCCCTCCATTACTTGTTCTGTCACATCTGTTTCCCTTCTGGTCTCTACAGTAGCAGATTTTTACACATTGAATTATGTAGTATTACAATTATGTTTGGGCAATCAACCAAAGTCTTCAATTTGCAGGGCAACCCGTTAATGTCACCAAGTTAGACAACATGTGTCAAGTGGAATTGTTGGACAGGTGAAACCAGCTGTAAACACAGACGTGGAGGCATTTATTGCCAGGGTGCTGTCTAGGAAGAGATGGAGCTGTGAGTGGGGAGCCAGGAGCTCTAGGCTGAGGCAGGAGTGATGGGGTAAAGGTAACAGGTTCAGAAGGTTATCCAGAGTGCAGGGACCGGAGACAGAACAGGACGAGTGGTAACAGATGCTAGGATCTGTCAGCATGGAGGCTTGATGACATATGAGTGAGGCTCTGCTCTGCACCTGCggacatccacacacacagggagaacaaCTTAGGGAGTGGTAGCCGGTTAGCAGAACCCAGAACAAGAGCTAGAGGGCATGGTAGAATAAGTCCATGGGGCAGATGTAACAACATGGAAGGTATCTAACACTGACACTGTAATTCACAGAACAATCTCAGCTACAGACCGACTTTTGTCCGGACTGTGTCCACAAATAAATTGTCCCAAATGctgaaacattattttgtgaAATTCTTCAAATTCCTTCTGAAGTAACAAACCCCCTTTACTTTCATGGAGTTTCACAGTGGAGtttctgcaacaagagggttgctggttcgaatcccactctttcccatctgcatgcctaagtgtctttggcaagatactgaacccctaaatggcccctcataaaatgttgagtgttttaaaaatgtaagtcgctttggacaaaagcgtggTAGAATAAGTCCATAGGGCAGATGTAACAACATGGAAGGTATCTAACACTGACACTGTAATTCACAGAACAATCTCAGCTACAGACCGACATTTGTCCGGACTGTGTCCACAAATAAATTGTCCCAAATGctgaaacattattttgtgaAATTCTTCAAATTCCTTCTGAAGTCACAAACCCCCTTTACTTTCATGGAGTTTCacagtttcatcttaaggttcAAGCAAAGGCGCAATGTGGCTGAATGCAATTGTCAAATCTGCACTGCTTCAGTCGCTCAGGAGATAATGTACAACATTCCATTATAAATGAAGCATTGTGCCACATCAGAGAAGCCTCCAGCCTACAAATCCTAATCCTCATATATGAGGGAACAGACTTGTAAGGTATCCCAGTAAACCCCAGCAAAAATCACATCAagatttttgtaatttttagtaaaatataatttctttcAATTGGTGACAACCTCAATATCTGTCAAAATAATCAAGATATGGTTTGAGTCCAAGTCTAAACTACTACTCCTTTGGCTCCAGGGAATCCACCATCATGTTTCAACAGGACGGGCAAAGCAGGCAAATGCCTGGAGCCCAATTTGAGAAAAAAGCGTATGTCGGTCCACAAGAATGACACTTAAGTGAGATCTAATATATTGTAGAGGAATATATGCCAACTTTGCCaagagcttttttttattttttttttacagtttgggATATTTTTGTTTGCTTGAAGACAAGAATGTCAAGGGCAGGTCCATTTTGCCTGGGGCCCCAAAAGTCCCTCGTAACTTTCAGAAAATCCATTACAGTTTAACTGTAACCTACTATAAATGTATGTTGGGTCAGATAGATATTTACCAggattcataaaaaaataaacaaaagattttttttaaaacaccacAGGACTAGAAATGATTGGTTAGGGAAATATCTTGGTGGACTCATTCGTAACAACGTTTTTTTCTGTTCAAATGCAGGCTACCTACTTCACAGCCACGTTTCCCTTCGTCATGTTAGTGTTGCTGCTCCTCAGAGGAGTTACGCTTCCCGGAGCCCTCCACGGTATCAAGTACTACCTGTACCCCAATCTCGCACGGCTCACCGACCCTCAGGTATCCTCATCGTCACCGACTGCGCTCTAACTTTCACTGGGTTATTGTGACAGTAAAAGATCATTTGTTCTGCAGGTTTGGATGGATGCTGgaacacaaatattttattcCTATGCTATATGTTTGGGATGTCTGACTACGTTTGGGAGCTACAACAAGTACAACAACAACTGCTACAGGTGAGTACTTCATAAGATCATTAGCATCCAAATGGTTTGCAGCTAAATATTGCAATATTGCAAATACAGGGCTTCACTATAAACTGCTAAACACAGGTAATGTGATTCTTTACATAAGACAGCTCATGTCAAATTCTGATTTCAATGTCAACCTCAGTAATCTGTTTTATCTGTAAATTGGcattgattcattttcattttgtctggaTTTAAAGGTGTAAGTCAGCTTGCCTTTTGTGTGCTTTGGATTATTTTACATATATGCACGATAATGACATCAGAGAAACTGATGCTGCGGTGTTTGTGATTTGCAGAGATTCCTTCTATCTGTGCTTGTTGAACAGTGGCACCAGCTTTATTTCTGGCTTTGCCATCTTCTCAATTCTGGGCTACATGTCACAAAAACAGGGCATGGATATATCGACAGTTGCTGAGTCAGGTACGAATGTGAATCCACAGGAAAGCGTTTAAAATCTCACAAAATAGGATGTTGTGTCAACATTTTGACTCACTATTTCCTTATCGattttaataatacaaattttaGGACAACTGGATTGTTCTCATTACTGGTAAATATTAAAAGATTCTACCGGAGTacacatttaattgttttgttttatctatACATCCTGTCACATATTGGCTCTGACACTCTTTATGGATCAAAGCATTCCTGGCATTGTCCTTCTTAGGTTAAAGGACCAAGTCAACACTCGATCAGACAACACTGATATTCTCAGTAATGGTTTCTCTCCACAGGCCCCGGCCTTGTCTTCATAGTGTACCCACAGGCTGTGACCCTCCTGCCGTGGCCTCAGGTCTGGTCTGTGTGCTTCTTCACCATGATCATCTTGTTAGGAATAGACGGTCAGGTCAGCAGTCTTCCTTATATCTTACTTATAAAATGtaagtgtgtgggtgggggtggggtggaggAAACGTCTCTACACTTAACTTTCTGTCACTTTCCAGTTTGCTGGGCTCGAGAGCATCATGACCTCTTTGGCAGACATCTTCCCTTCCCAGATCCGGAGAGGATACCGCAGAGAGCTTCTCCTGATGCtcatcagtgttgtgtgttATGTGTTAGGTCTCTTATTGGTAACAGAGGTGAGTCCATTCATCAGTGGTCAGGTTGAGTTCATCGTGTGAGAGTGCTTCTTTATGTGCAGTCTGATAAATGAAAGGGATAGTTCAgccaaaaattaaaattcactcattatttacCCACCACTATGCCGGTGGAGGGTGTGGGTGaagagtttgagtccacaaaacactgacaATACCAAATATACAGCATGTAAAAGTCAAAGTGAAGTCAATGAGTGCTAACCTCTGTTTAAGCTCTTTTACttatcacaaaataaaagttcattGTTATTTTGACCAATCCCTGGCCTGTTTGAATTGTAGGCTGGAACGTACATCCTGCAGATCTTTGATCACTACGTGTGTAGTGGTcccactctgctgctgatggCAATATTCCAGTCAGTCATCATTGGGTGGATTTATGGTGAGAAACAGCTTTCAACCATGCAGTAGTCTATGGGTTTTGGTTTAGTGATAAACACTAAGCTCATAAAGATCACACACTCAACAACAAATATCACAGAAGaatattttgtaaaaatattttgttttgtcatgatAAAATATTTTCAAGCTATAATTTGCATTGTATTTCTatgagaa
This genomic interval carries:
- the LOC133967693 gene encoding sodium- and chloride-dependent GABA transporter 2-like yields the protein MTSETIQERGKWASKTEFILSTVGAIIGLGNVWRFPYLCYKNGGGAFFIPYILFLVTCGIPLFVLETALGQYTSQGGIMCWRKLCPLFEGIGYASQIILFYGCISYMVILAWAFFYLFSSLSGELPWATCNNTWNTDACVVLNDYNTTANWTSSLNMSSSVLEFWQRRVLNMSTGIETLGNIRWDLALCLLLAWIICYFCVWKGVRSTGKATYFTATFPFVMLVLLLLRGVTLPGALHGIKYYLYPNLARLTDPQVWMDAGTQIFYSYAICLGCLTTFGSYNKYNNNCYRDSFYLCLLNSGTSFISGFAIFSILGYMSQKQGMDISTVAESGPGLVFIVYPQAVTLLPWPQVWSVCFFTMIILLGIDGQFAGLESIMTSLADIFPSQIRRGYRRELLLMLISVVCYVLGLLLVTEAGTYILQIFDHYVCSGPTLLLMAIFQSVIIGWIYGAERFSKNIEDMIGYKPLSLFNFSWMYVTPLVCSGTLAFLVLRYTPLRFNNSYVYPWWAYWIGWFLSLSSLVMIPVVMICKLARGKGTLWERIRTSCRAADDLPVMTKEMTNITSTLFDCNGGRKSDK